One Lentimicrobiaceae bacterium DNA window includes the following coding sequences:
- the mdh gene encoding malate dehydrogenase — translation MKRITVIGAGNVGATVANVIAHKDLAREVVLVDIKEGVAEGKALDIWQASSINHFNTRVVGTTNDYLKTKGSSIVVITSGMPRKPGMSRDDLVKTNAIVVKEVTEKVIKYSPEAIIIVVSNPLDAMSYVAYMVSGKDSRKVFGMAGILDTGRYRAFIAEALDVSPNTVHALLLGSHGDTMVPLPRYTSVSGVPLTELMNKDEIDKIVERTRQGGGELVNLMGTSAWYAPGAAAAQMVEAIVDDQKRLFPVSVYLQGEYGLKDVYVGVPVKLGANGIEQIFELKLSAEEKLMLEQSAASVKEQIKIVEKMGIFD, via the coding sequence ATGAAAAGAATAACCGTTATTGGCGCCGGAAATGTTGGCGCAACAGTTGCTAATGTTATTGCACACAAAGACCTTGCACGCGAAGTGGTATTGGTAGATATTAAGGAAGGAGTTGCCGAAGGTAAGGCTCTCGATATTTGGCAGGCTTCTTCAATAAACCATTTTAATACCCGTGTAGTAGGAACCACTAACGACTATTTGAAAACCAAAGGGTCAAGTATCGTGGTCATTACTTCGGGCATGCCGCGCAAACCCGGAATGAGCCGTGATGACCTTGTGAAAACCAATGCAATTGTCGTAAAAGAAGTTACTGAAAAAGTAATCAAATATTCACCGGAAGCTATTATCATCGTGGTGTCGAACCCGCTTGATGCGATGAGCTATGTAGCCTATATGGTCTCGGGTAAGGACAGCCGAAAAGTTTTCGGTATGGCAGGAATCCTTGATACCGGTCGCTACCGAGCCTTTATTGCCGAAGCTCTTGACGTTTCGCCCAATACAGTGCATGCCTTGTTGCTGGGCAGCCACGGCGATACGATGGTTCCTTTGCCCCGTTACACCTCTGTTTCCGGAGTACCACTTACGGAACTGATGAATAAGGATGAAATTGATAAAATTGTGGAAAGAACCCGCCAGGGAGGTGGTGAATTGGTAAATCTTATGGGCACCTCTGCCTGGTATGCACCGGGAGCTGCTGCTGCACAGATGGTTGAAGCCATAGTAGATGATCAAAAACGCCTGTTCCCTGTTTCTGTATATTTGCAGGGTGAATACGGACTTAAAGATGTTTACGTGGGCGTACCTGTAAAATTGGGCGCTAACGGTATTGAACAGATTTTTGAATTAAAACTTTCGGCAGAGGAAAAACTAATGCTTGAACAATCTGCCGCTTCAGTAAAGGAACAAATAAAAATAGTTGAGAAAATGGGAATTTTTGATTAA
- the purE gene encoding 5-(carboxyamino)imidazole ribonucleotide mutase, with amino-acid sequence MKPIVSIIMGSTSDLPVMKESADFCEEMKIPFEMNALSAHRTPEKVEEFAKGAYQRGIRVIIAGAGMAAHLPGVIAAMTPIPVIGVPIKATFDGLDSVFSILQMPPGIPVATVGVNAAKNAGILAAQILSISDDVLFAKLVSFKEGLKGKVLKANEELKKIEYKYKV; translated from the coding sequence ATGAAACCTATAGTGAGTATAATAATGGGCAGTACGTCTGATTTGCCTGTGATGAAAGAATCTGCAGATTTTTGTGAAGAGATGAAAATCCCTTTCGAGATGAATGCTTTATCAGCCCATCGCACCCCGGAAAAAGTAGAAGAATTTGCCAAAGGGGCTTATCAGCGTGGCATACGTGTTATAATAGCCGGGGCTGGAATGGCTGCACATTTACCCGGAGTAATAGCCGCAATGACACCTATTCCGGTGATAGGTGTTCCTATAAAAGCCACTTTTGACGGTTTGGATTCTGTTTTTTCTATTTTACAGATGCCTCCCGGAATTCCGGTAGCAACTGTTGGTGTTAATGCTGCCAAAAATGCGGGCATTCTTGCCGCCCAGATTTTAAGTATTTCTGACGATGTACTTTTCGCAAAACTTGTTTCCTTTAAAGAAGGGCTTAAAGGCAAGGTATTAAAAGCCAATGAAGAGTTAAAGAAAATAGAATATAAATATAAAGTATGA